A region from the Achromobacter seleniivolatilans genome encodes:
- a CDS encoding MFS transporter — translation MAENTLRDPAVLKTAAAPNKMRRLAMASSVGTTLEWYDFTIYNLMAALVFNAVFFPSFDPLTGTILAFSTYAVGYVSRPLGGFVFGHLGDRLGRKFVLVATLVIMGISTGLMGLLPTYASWGVWAPVALVALRFVQGVALGGEWAGAVLLSMEHGKPNQRGRNASFTQVGPSCGTLIGTGFIALVSAFLSPEEFQAWGWRLPFVSSVALVLFGLWLRRGVEETPVFLEMEEKRETASTPIKEVLVQHWRQLLIAGGSRIGSDVLYALVVVFTLTYVTTVLHLSRPMALTATMLGAALNALAVPLCGHLSDKIGRRPVYLAGAVLGMIWAFVFFVLMDTAHPIAICAAVVVGLLIHAMMYGPQAAFITEQFPGRVRYAGSSLAYTLAGIVGGGFAPLIIASLYKSWSSTLAISLYVAAALVVTAIALLAAKETAKAPLQR, via the coding sequence ATGGCTGAAAATACACTACGTGATCCTGCGGTCTTGAAAACCGCGGCGGCGCCAAACAAGATGCGCAGACTGGCTATGGCCAGTTCGGTCGGCACCACACTGGAGTGGTACGACTTTACGATCTACAACCTGATGGCGGCGCTGGTATTTAATGCCGTTTTCTTTCCGTCATTTGATCCGCTGACGGGCACCATCCTGGCCTTCTCGACCTATGCCGTGGGTTATGTGTCGCGGCCGCTGGGCGGTTTTGTTTTCGGCCATCTGGGCGATCGGCTGGGCCGCAAGTTCGTTCTGGTTGCCACGCTGGTCATCATGGGCATTTCGACCGGTCTGATGGGGCTGTTGCCGACCTACGCATCCTGGGGCGTCTGGGCGCCGGTGGCGCTGGTCGCACTGCGATTTGTGCAAGGCGTGGCGCTGGGCGGGGAATGGGCGGGCGCTGTGCTGCTGTCGATGGAGCACGGCAAGCCGAATCAGCGCGGGCGCAATGCGTCGTTCACGCAAGTGGGACCGTCGTGCGGCACGCTGATCGGCACGGGCTTTATCGCCCTGGTGTCGGCGTTCCTCAGCCCGGAAGAATTCCAGGCTTGGGGCTGGCGTCTGCCGTTCGTGTCCAGTGTCGCACTGGTGCTGTTTGGCCTGTGGCTGCGCCGTGGCGTGGAAGAAACGCCCGTGTTTCTGGAAATGGAAGAAAAGCGCGAGACCGCCAGCACGCCCATCAAAGAAGTCCTGGTCCAGCACTGGCGTCAGTTGCTCATCGCGGGCGGTTCGCGCATTGGCTCTGACGTGCTGTATGCGCTGGTCGTGGTGTTTACGCTGACCTATGTGACAACGGTCTTGCACTTGTCGCGCCCCATGGCGTTGACGGCGACCATGCTGGGCGCTGCGCTCAACGCATTGGCGGTGCCGTTGTGCGGACATCTGTCGGACAAGATCGGCCGGCGGCCGGTGTATTTGGCGGGGGCGGTGCTGGGCATGATCTGGGCCTTTGTCTTTTTCGTGCTGATGGACACGGCGCACCCGATCGCCATCTGCGCGGCTGTCGTGGTGGGGCTGTTGATCCACGCCATGATGTACGGCCCTCAAGCTGCATTCATTACTGAACAGTTCCCGGGGCGCGTGCGCTATGCCGGATCTTCCCTGGCTTACACGCTGGCCGGTATTGTGGGCGGAGGCTTTGCGCCGCTGATCATTGCCAGTCTGTACAAGTCCTGGAGTTCTACCCTGGCGATCTCGCTGTATGTGGCGGCGGCGCTGGTGGTGACGGCAATTGCGCTGTTGGCTGCCAAGGAAACGGCAAAGGCGCCTTTGCAGCGCTGA
- a CDS encoding DUF4286 family protein codes for MNSSAASALPSHGLLFVASDVDAADEPDFNRWYDREHVEERVRIPGFLSGARYVSQSGGRKYLGLYRTESLDAFTTADYRAAFERQTPWSVANLDRMRNPMRRVCSVEAVTGFGSGSQLVVLPLPQAGDAQALIEQARELGEKLADADGFVQSYLLVPDTTLSTPLPRESKENRTLDPLFVVEASTVSAARALRELAASAFDRNPADAWLLELGWKLNASDLR; via the coding sequence ATGAATTCATCTGCCGCTTCTGCTTTGCCTTCCCATGGCCTGTTGTTTGTCGCGTCTGACGTTGACGCTGCCGACGAGCCCGATTTCAACCGCTGGTACGACCGCGAACACGTGGAAGAACGCGTGCGCATCCCGGGCTTCCTGTCCGGCGCGCGCTACGTGTCGCAAAGCGGCGGGCGAAAGTACCTGGGCCTGTACCGTACTGAATCGCTGGACGCCTTCACAACCGCTGATTACCGCGCCGCCTTCGAGCGCCAGACGCCGTGGTCCGTGGCCAATCTGGACCGCATGCGCAATCCCATGCGCCGCGTCTGCTCGGTGGAAGCCGTCACGGGCTTTGGCAGCGGCAGCCAGCTGGTGGTGCTGCCTTTGCCGCAAGCAGGGGATGCCCAGGCGCTGATTGAGCAGGCCCGCGAGCTGGGCGAAAAACTGGCCGACGCCGATGGTTTTGTTCAGTCGTACCTGCTGGTGCCCGACACGACACTGAGCACGCCGCTTCCGCGCGAGTCCAAAGAGAATCGCACGCTGGACCCATTGTTTGTCGTGGAAGCCAGCACGGTTTCTGCCGCGCGCGCGCTTCGCGAATTGGCGGCATCGGCCTTTGACCGGAATCCCGCTGACGCCTGGCTGCTTGAGTTGGGCTGGAAGCTGAACGCATCCGATCTGCGCTGA